The Malus domestica chromosome 08, GDT2T_hap1 genomic interval TTACCTGCAAATCAACGTCATGGAGGGAATCAGGACCGGAAAGTAAGAAAGCGGCCTGAAGTTTTTCTTTGAGGCCATCGCACAAACAGCATCCGGGCTTGGAGTAGAGAATGAGTGCTCTTGAAggctttgaagaagaagaagagaaagaagaagaaacggcAAAAGGGGTGAAGACCCACCTCGCCCTGCGTGTTGTTAGCAACAAATTCGAGGCTGGCCTTGCCGCCAGTGCCATTGTCGCCGTCGCTGCTGCTGCAATAGCCATGTTTCCGAATGCTTAGCAAAGTGGGACTGGCCCAATTCTCTGGTCTTCTGCACCGGAAGCTGTGTAACTTTTTCTCGGGCCGGACCTTCTTTAGGC includes:
- the LOC103450654 gene encoding uncharacterized protein isoform X1, translated to MAIAAAATATMALAARPASNLLLTTRRARWVFTPFAVSSSFSSSSSKPSRALILYSKPGCCLCDGLKEKLQAAFLLSGPDSLHDVDLQVRDITSNPEWERAYQFEIPVLARVLSDGTEKSQLEFSSGRIMVEVPVKPDRLIHIVT
- the LOC103450654 gene encoding uncharacterized protein isoform X2; translation: MAIAAAATATMALAARPASNLLLTTRRARWVFTPFAVSSSFSSSSSKPSRALILYSKPGCCLCDGLKEKLQAAFLLSGPDSLHDVDLQVRDITSNPEWERAYQFEIPVLARVLSDGTEETLPRLSPRLGVELVQKKISAALKH